The nucleotide window ATGACTCACCTCCTGACTCATTTTAATGCATTATATGAGGCAATCTCTATCATGTCAATCATGTAAGACATGATTGCAGATGTTTTTTACCACGTTCCCGCGGGAACTGTTAACAGAGCTTGAATACAAGTGCGAGGTGTATGGGAACGGGTGTATAAAGAGAGGTAAAAAGGAAGAAGGGGGAATATTACCTGGGCCTGACTAAAACCCTTCTCTGATCATCCTTTTTTATGAGTCTTGTATCAAAATGATATGCAACAGGGGTTCCAATTTCAATCTTTGTAAAATCGGGATGTACCGGATTTAACAGATAAACATACTCTTCAGGTACCACCACGCTTGGAACCCTGAGCACTGCTGAGCGCTGTTCCTTAAACCATTTATCCCCAAGTATTTGTGTGGATTGTGATACAGGCCTGTTGTTCCAGTCTGAAGGAAGGTCTTTAAATGGGAGCGCCTGTACCAGGTTTTCTTCAAAATGCACAGGTATTTTCACATAATTATCTAAGAGTTTTGCAGATGAAAGGTTTACAAGGATTTCTATGGATGCAAGGGCCAGGCTCTCTGCGGTGTATATTACTGGCACACCTTTGCTATTCCATCTGCCGCCATATGTTTTTGCGCCATCACCTGTAAAGGCGCTCTCCTGATAAGCGGCGCTGACAATTCGCCAGGCAAGGATCATGAAAACACCCCGTGCTCTATCCTGCCCAGGAGGTCTTCAACCTCCTTGGCACCAAGCTCGGTATCCGCATATTCCAGTGGAGGCACATTACCCAACGCCCACGAAGGTTCTTTGAACCAGTTGCTGCTCTGTTCAGGGTCTTTGAATACATCAAGCGCCCTGTCATAAAGTTTGCTTATACGAAAGACACGCTCGGATTCTTCAAAGGAGAGCTGCCCGCTCTTCTTACGCCGGGCAAGGGTGCTCGGCGGTATCTTAAGTATCCTGCAAAGCTCTTTTTCCGGGACACCGAGATCACTGCACAACTGTGCAAACATATTTAAGGGTAAACCCTTTTTTATCCGTGATATGAGTTGAGTGGTGTTCTGTGTTTTTATATCTATATACGCAATATTCATAATGCCCACCTTTTAAGTTGCCATATGGCAATATGATAATTCTCAAATGGCAATTTGTAAAGAGAATTTTCTTATTCACTTTTAGGGGTGGAAACCAACCTCTCCGAATTTTTACCGAAGATATTTTCTTTTTCCTGGTATTATGAAAATCACCTGTCTATCCAGGTTATTTTTGTTGAGATTACAAAAAAACGGTAGCAAGAAAAGCATGAAATCATGAACGTCGCCTTTCCAAACATGTTGTGGCGTCTTGGGGAGGCGCAACCGGCTATCCTATTAAAAAGCTATTTATTGAATGCTTCATAGATCCACCAAGAGAACTCCTGATTTTTCTGATCCGGTGTCAGGCCAACTCGATTGATCCATGGTTGTTTGCCCCAGTTCTCGTTGACCCACTTTAGAACTGAATTCAGATTATCTTCTTGTTCGAGAATGAGGAATGGCAATATAATAATTGGAGGTTTTTCCCGAGAAACTAAAGGTGAAGGTACAGATTTGGCGCGAGAAGCGTAGAGATGCTGCAGATACGCGTGTTTTCTAGTCCCTTCGATATAATAACAAATATCGTAGTAGTCAGGATCTTCTGGAAGCAATACAGACTTAATATCGGGAAACGGAATAGTCAAACACTCATTGTAGTAACTCACGGTTATTATCTTTTCAAGTTCAACATTGCGAAAGAGTAGCGAAAGCTCGTCTACTATTGGTTTCTCAATTGGCAAATTCCCCCACCAATACTTTCCTGCTCCTAAAGTCTCATTATCTTGAATTTTGATTGTATAATCAGGGTCAGGTATAAAATAGGCACTATTGATTCCATCCCACCGCCACTCACTGTAGTTGGCCAGTATTCGATTGAATTTCTGGATTGGCGAATCGTGCAAACCAAATCTTCGCATCCACAATTCTTCAATTCGATCCGGTGGCGCAATTGAATCCATGGCTGTATTCCTGTCACCTTCACGGGAGTACACTACTCCTCTTGAAATTCTTTTCTTTCCAAAGACGTAATCCTTTTCGAGGTAGAATGGTTGTTTACCAGTCTGTCTGATTACAAGCACGTCTATTGACTTTCCGTTCATGGTTATTTCAACAAGCTCTATGCTTGGTATTCTCGCGCCCGCAAAGTTTGCACCCACTAAAAAATCTATAATATCTGCCTGAGCCCTTGGTCGAGGTTCTTGAAGTCCCACTATCTCGAAAGAATTAGGATCAACTCCAAATATCAAGTAACAGGTTGATATAGAAAGTGAATTCGCCAGACATAGTATATCAAACAGGAGATCTCCGACCTCCTTATGATGTACCAATTTGAAATCCCAGGAGTCTCCTTCTTTTTTAAGATTTATTAGCTGTTGTATGGTCGCTTTTAACTCTCGCACATTATGGCCCTTCTGAAGCCCAGATTAACAGGGGGTTGTTGTTCGTAATCTATCTCATTTGTTCAGGATATTCCTCAGTTGTTCAATCGTCAGAGGTGGATTCACCCGATGGATCATGGCATGGCAGTTCGGGCATATGGGTACCAAATCTTTCACTGGATCAACCGAATACTCGTCCCCCACAGCACCAATAGGAATGATGTGGTGGACATGAATGAAGACCTCGCCGAGAGTACCGTAGGCCGCTTCGAAGTTGAACCCACATGCTGTGCAGTTCAAACCATGATGTCGGATACATGCTCGTCTTGCCCTTGCGCTACGCTCGAAGGCATTTATTGCGATTGTCTTCTTTGCACCTTCGGAGTACTTCTCAGGAGTCGGAATCTCCTCTGCTATTTGAATGTCATCAACCTCATCGCATGCGTACCACCCATTACCG belongs to Desulfatiglans sp. and includes:
- a CDS encoding RES family NAD+ phosphorylase, with translation MILAWRIVSAAYQESAFTGDGAKTYGGRWNSKGVPVIYTAESLALASIEILVNLSSAKLLDNYVKIPVHFEENLVQALPFKDLPSDWNNRPVSQSTQILGDKWFKEQRSAVLRVPSVVVPEEYVYLLNPVHPDFTKIEIGTPVAYHFDTRLIKKDDQRRVLVRPR
- a CDS encoding DUF2384 domain-containing protein, yielding MNIAYIDIKTQNTTQLISRIKKGLPLNMFAQLCSDLGVPEKELCRILKIPPSTLARRKKSGQLSFEESERVFRISKLYDRALDVFKDPEQSSNWFKEPSWALGNVPPLEYADTELGAKEVEDLLGRIEHGVFS
- a CDS encoding HNH endonuclease, which gives rise to MTRREFMESVGATCQNWQWSWSFVNPAKRFVVFGAWDRNTAGQRSLILSETWEINSRGRRNPGFQQSRDHVRLVEEEGYTLKTFPMEYSDARKDKHGVGPATIKGFTPELSDRTLKRIGNGWYACDEVDDIQIAEEIPTPEKYSEGAKKTIAINAFERSARARRACIRHHGLNCTACGFNFEAAYGTLGEVFIHVHHIIPIGAVGDEYSVDPVKDLVPICPNCHAMIHRVNPPLTIEQLRNILNK